A genomic stretch from Mus pahari chromosome 6, PAHARI_EIJ_v1.1, whole genome shotgun sequence includes:
- the Dmrta1 gene encoding doublesex- and mab-3-related transcription factor A1 produces MEQFPHGRRDRSGGCRPHLAPGRAAAPASAARSVSSGIPVSATFLRPPGLFLRSTASAGRAGSALGSGLDRALGAVGCGYPRTPKCARCRNHGVVSALKGHKRFCRWRDCACAKCTLIAERQRVMAAQVALRRQQAQEESEARGLHRLLYQGSSGPGAQASGGSGRTESPQVLNSPMAVAVLGAGASRHPGSRSVPTFEVFQQDYVERKPEPKQSNCESCQSRHEEPVSNTHHHSLASSKGNVTVEKRGFMSSISEHSDKSTIILSPCPTDQSGGEDSPRSFSSSDLESGNESEWARDYIATRASLSTVTSRPRDPLGILIRIFPGYRRSRLEGILQFCKGDVVQAIEQILNGREHKPDCRDLAHADLENAAFQRASDFSLAGIGFGTLSNKSALSPLEAASAAYGGDSTLYSFNPRLAFSPLRLAYSSPGRALSGFVSPYLTPGLVPALPFRPTLDYAFPGMIREPSHLPSKHLVAGGRLYFRPTQEHL; encoded by the exons ATGGAGCAATTTCCTCACGGTCGTAGAGACCGCAGCGGCGGCTGCCGACCCCATCTGGCCCCAGGGCGGGCTGCTGCGCCCGCTTCGGCCGCGCGGTCGGTGTCGTCGGGGATCCCTGTGTCAGCGACTTTCCTGCGGCCGCCTGGCCTTTTCCTGCGTTCAACCGCAAGCGCGGGTCGCGCAGGAAGCGCTCTCGGTTCTGGGCTGGATAGGGCGTTGGGGGCGGTAGGCTGCGGCTACCCGCGGACCCCGAAGTGCGCGCGCTGTCGCAACCATGGCGTGGTGTCAGCGCTCAAGGGCCACAAGCGCTTCTGCCGCTGGCGGGACTGCGCGTGTGCCAAGTGCACCCTGATCGCCGAGCGGCAGCGTGTCATGGCCGCGCAGGTGGCCCTGCGCAGGCAGCAGGCGCAGGAGGAGAGCGAGGCCCGCGGGCTGCACAGGCTCCTGTACCAGGGGTCGTCGGGGCCCGGGGCTCAGGCGTCCGGGGGCAGCGGCAGGACGGAGAGTCCCCAGGTCTTGAATAGCCCCATGGCTGTAGCTGTTCTGGGAGCGGGAGCCTCTAGACACCCTGGGAGCCGGTCAGTTCCAACTTTCGAGGTTTTCCAGCAAGATTATGTTGAGAGAAAGCCGG AACCAAAACAGAGTAACTGTGAGTCTTGCCAGAGTAGACACGAAGAACCAGTCTCCAACACTCATCACCATTCTTTGGCATCATCTAAGGGTAATGTGACCGTGGAGAAACGGGGCTTCATGTCATCTATTTCAGAACACTCGGACAAATCCACCATCATCCTGTCTCCTTGTCCCACGGATCAATCGGGAGGAGAAGATAGTCCCaggtccttctcttcctctgaccTGGAATCCGGGAATGAAAGCGAGTGGGCCAGAGACTACATTGCCACCAGAGCCAGCCTTTCCACGGTGACCTCAAGACCACGAGACCCTCTCGGAATTCTTATCAGGATCTTTCCAGGTTACAGGCGTAGCCGCCTAGAAGGCATTCTACAGTTCTGCAAGGGAGATGTAGTCCAAGCTATTGAACAGATCTTAAATGGGAGAGAACATAAGCCAGACTGCAGGGACCTAGCACACGCAGACTTGGAGAATGCAGCCTttcagagagcatcagattttaGTCTTGCTGGCATTGGCTTTGGGACTCTAAGTAATAAAtcagctctctctcctcttgaaGCTGCGTCAGCTGCTTATGGAGGAGATTCAACGCTCTACAGTTTCAATCCTAGACTAGCTTTCAGCCCACTGCGCCTGGCATATTCTTCTCCAGGAAGAGCGCTGTCTGGTTTTGTGTCGCCCTACCTAACGCCTGGACTGGTTCCAGCATTGCCTTTTCGGCCAACTTTGGATTATGCATTTCCAGGGATGATTAGGGAGCCATCCCACCTTCCTAGCAAGCACTTAGTAGCTGGTGGTAGACTGTACTTCAGGCCCACTCAGGAGCATCTGTAA